A genome region from Trichosurus vulpecula isolate mTriVul1 chromosome 5, mTriVul1.pri, whole genome shotgun sequence includes the following:
- the LOC118851744 gene encoding 60S ribosomal protein L10-like isoform X1 codes for MDLRPARCYRYCENKLYPKSRFCREAPDAEIRIFGLGRKRVKVDDFPLCGHMVSDEYEQLSSEVLEAARIRANKYMVKTCGKDGFHIRVRLHPFHVICINKMLSCAGADRLLTGMRGAFGKPQGTVARVHTGQIIMSIRTKYQNKEHVIEALRRAKFKFPGRQKIHMFKKWDFTKFNADELDDMIAEKRLIPGCGVKYIPSRGPLDKWWALHS; via the coding sequence ATGGACCTCCGCCCCGCCCGCTGTTACAGGTACTGTGAAAATAAGCTGTACCCAAAGTCCCGTTTCTGCAGGGAAGCTCCTGATGCCGAGATACGAATCTTCGGTCTTGGTAGAAAGAGAGTAAAAGTGGATGACTTTCCATTATGTGGCCACATGGTGTCAGATGAATATGAACAGCTGTCATCAGAAGTCTTAGAGGCCGCTCGGATCCGTGCCAACAAGTACATGGTGAAGACTTGTGGCAAGGATGGCTTTCATATTCGTGTGCGGCTACATCCATTTCATGTCATCTGCATCAATAAGATGTTGTCATGTGCTGGGGCTGATAGGCTCCTAACTGGCATGCGGGGAGCTTTTGGGAAGCCCCAGGGCACTGTAGCCCGTGTACACACTGGCCAAATTATCATGTCGATTAGAACCAAGTATCAGAATAAAGAACATGTAATTGAAGCTTTGCGGAGAGCCAAGTTCAAGTTCCCTGGCCGCCAGAAGATCCACATGTTCAAGAAATGGGATTTCACCAAGTTCAATGCTGATGAATTAGACGATATGATAGCTGAGAAGCGACTCATTCCAGGCTGTGGGGTTAAGTACATCCCCAGCCGGGGCCCCTTGGATAAATGGTGGGCACTCCACTCCTGA
- the LOC118851744 gene encoding 60S ribosomal protein L10-like isoform X2: MDLRPARCYRYCENKLYPKSRFCREAPDAEIRIFVLEAARIRANKYMVKTCGKDGFHIRVRLHPFHVICINKMLSCAGADRLLTGMRGAFGKPQGTVARVHTGQIIMSIRTKYQNKEHVIEALRRAKFKFPGRQKIHMFKKWDFTKFNADELDDMIAEKRLIPGCGVKYIPSRGPLDKWWALHS; the protein is encoded by the exons ATGGACCTCCGCCCCGCCCGCTGTTACAGGTACTGTGAAAATAAGCTGTACCCAAAGTCCCGTTTCTGCAGGGAAGCTCCTGATGCCGAGATACGAATCTTCG TCTTAGAGGCCGCTCGGATCCGTGCCAACAAGTACATGGTGAAGACTTGTGGCAAGGATGGCTTTCATATTCGTGTGCGGCTACATCCATTTCATGTCATCTGCATCAATAAGATGTTGTCATGTGCTGGGGCTGATAGGCTCCTAACTGGCATGCGGGGAGCTTTTGGGAAGCCCCAGGGCACTGTAGCCCGTGTACACACTGGCCAAATTATCATGTCGATTAGAACCAAGTATCAGAATAAAGAACATGTAATTGAAGCTTTGCGGAGAGCCAAGTTCAAGTTCCCTGGCCGCCAGAAGATCCACATGTTCAAGAAATGGGATTTCACCAAGTTCAATGCTGATGAATTAGACGATATGATAGCTGAGAAGCGACTCATTCCAGGCTGTGGGGTTAAGTACATCCCCAGCCGGGGCCCCTTGGATAAATGGTGGGCACTCCACTCCTGA